The DNA sequence CTCGCTCGACATATGTTCCGAGACGGGGTCGTCGGGGAACCTCAGACGGCTTATCGGAACGAGGTTACTGCTACTCGACTTTATTCCGCTCCACATCCAGTCGTCGTCCTCGTCGGCGAGTCCGACTCCGACGGTATCCGAGACGTCCTCGGTGTCCGAAGCGCGTATGCAGTCGACCTCGGAGACTACGCCGACGAGGTCGGAGCCGTCTATGACACACGCCGAAGTCTCGCCGCCGAACCTCAGGCTGTTGACCACGGTACCGAGAGGAGTGCCTTCCCAGACGGTGAGGACGTCGTCCTCGGCGTACTCGTCTATGTTGTCGGTGTTTTCGGTCTCCGAGATATGTCTCACGATGTCCGTTACTGTGACTATCCCCACTACCTCGGAGTCCTCGACTACAGGGAGCCGTCTCTCTCCCTCGTCGAGAACTGTCCGCGCTGTGTCTTCGACAGTCGTCTCGGGAGTTACTGTCTCGACATCCCGCATGAGGAGGGATAGCTGTTCCTCGTCGGGGCTATCGAGCATGTCGCGGCGCGAGACAAGTCCTCTGTACCTGCCGTCCTTCGTGACGGGAACAGAGCTTATATCGCCTCTCATGAGGTCGCCGAATACGTCCTCACGTGTCCCCGGGAGGCTCGCAGTCACGACCTCCGAGGTCATCACGTCTCTGACTTTCTTCTCACTCATTGTCTTCTTCGTCTTCGACCATTCTGACTGTAAGAACAGGTATCTCCGACTTCCTCACGACCTTCTCCGTGACGCTT is a window from the Candidatus Afararchaeum irisae genome containing:
- a CDS encoding CBS domain-containing protein translates to MSEKKVRDVMTSEVVTASLPGTREDVFGDLMRGDISSVPVTKDGRYRGLVSRRDMLDSPDEEQLSLLMRDVETVTPETTVEDTARTVLDEGERRLPVVEDSEVVGIVTVTDIVRHISETENTDNIDEYAEDDVLTVWEGTPLGTVVNSLRFGGETSACVIDGSDLVGVVSEVDCIRASDTEDVSDTVGVGLADEDDDWMWSGIKSSSSNLVPISRLRFPDDPVSEHMSSEVVKAMRSTDVSVAAERMVENDHEQLPVVRGDSLVGILKDVNLLRAVQ